Sequence from the Pelodiscus sinensis isolate JC-2024 unplaced genomic scaffold, ASM4963464v1 ctg180, whole genome shotgun sequence genome:
ggcacagggagcactggggtgtgaggggaggtgggggatgggttataacctctcccctgtgtaaggggggctggggggcacagggagcactggggtgtctgaggggacggtggggggtgggttataacctctcccctgtgtgaggggggttggggggcacagggagcactggggtgtctgaggggaggtgggggatgggttataacctctcccctgtgtgaggggggctggggggcacagggagcactggggtgtctgaggggaggtgggggatgggttataacctttcccctgtgtgaggggggctgggggcacagggagcactggggtgtgaggggaggtgggggatgggttataacctctccctgtgtaaggggggctggggggcacagggagcactggggtgtctgaggggacggtggggggtgggttataacctctcccctgtgtaagggggctgggggggcacagggagcactggggtgtccgaggggattTGCTGGGGAGGCTCCTTGCCGGCCGGGGGGGTTGCTGATGCGCTGGGTGCGGCTGGTTCGGTGCCGTGCGGGGAGgacccaggctggggctgtgagCAGTGCTCCCCAGAAGGCCCTTATTACAGgaaggcagggtgtgggggaggacaggagccccaggggggcagggttcccagggtcagggtgcgggagaggacaggagcccCGGGGGCAGGGTTCCCAGGGTCAGGGTGCGGGAGAGGACAGGcgccccaggggggcagggttcccggggggcagggtgcgggagaggacagagttgctggggggcagggttcccggggggcagggtgcgggagaggacaggagcccaggggggcagggttcccggggggcagggtgcgggagaggacaggagttgctgggggcagggttcccggggggcagggtgcgggagaggacaggagttgctggggggcagggttcccggggggcagggtgcgggagaggacaggagccccagggggggcagggttcctggggggcagggcgtgggagaggacaggagttgctggggggcagggttcccgggggcagggtgcgggtgaggacaggagccccaggggggcagggttcctggggggcagggcgtgggagaggacaggagctgctggggggcagggttcccaggggcagggcgtgggagaggacaggagttgctggggggcagggttctcggggggcagggtgcgggagaggacaggagccccaggggggcagggttcctggggggcagggcgtgggagaggacaggagccccaggggggcagagttcccggggggcagggtgcgggagaggacaggagccccaggggggcagggttcctggggggcagggcgtgggagaggacaggagttgctggggggcagagctcccAGGGGACAGGGTGTGTGGGAGGATAGgagccccaggggggcagggttcccggggggcagggtgcgggagaggacaggagccccaggggggcagggttcccggggagcagggcgcgggagaggacaggagttgctggggggcagggttcccaggggacagggtgcggaggaaggcaggagccccggggggcagagccgcctGCCCGTCACCTGCTTGGcgaggggctggagccgggccATGGCGATGACGGTGACCCAGACGGACATGAGGGAGCCCAGGAAGTCACAGAATTGCAGCACGTCGTACTCCATGATGCAGAACACGGCAATGCCTGGCTGGTCGCAGGCGTGGTAGAACTGGGGGGGAGCTGCCGTCAGTCCCCCGGctgccccgcccggctccccggctgccccgcccggccccccagctgcccccgcccggcccccctggctgccccgcccggccccccagctgcccccgcccggcccccccggctACCCCACccggccccccgctgcccccgcccggccccccggctgccttctcctgcccccccggctgcccccgcccagccccccggctgccccgcccggctccccggctgccctgcccggccccccgctgtccccgcccggccccccggctgccctgcccggccccccgctgtccccgcccggccccccggctgccctgcccggccccccgctgcccccgcccggccccccggctgccccgcccggccccccggctgccccgcccggccccccggctgccccgcccggccccccggctgccttgccctgcccccccggctgccccgcccggctccccggctgccctgcccggcccctccgctgcccccgcctggccccccggctgcccccgcccggccccccggctgcctccgcccggccccccggctgccctgcccggcccccccggctgcccccgcccggcccccccgctgcccccacccggccccccAACATAGAGCGACAGGGCCCCGCAGGGTCAGCCACAGGAGCCCTTCCCAGGGGAGCCAGGAGCCGTCCCTTCCCCCAtcacctcccacctgccccacGCTGGAACCAGGCCTGGAGCCCCCAGTGTGTCGTACCAGCCCCAGCCTCGCCATGAGCACGGGCAACCCACTCCCAGCATgcccggctccggcaccagcccGTCTGCCATGCCCACGCCCCGGGCCCGGCTCCGCCCACAGCCCACACAATGGGCccggctccacccacagcccACGCCCTGGGCccggctccacccacagcccACGCCCTGGGCccggctccacccacagcccACGCCCTGGCCCGGCTCCGCCCACAGCCCACgccctgggcccggctctgcccaCAGCCCACACCCTGGGCCCGTCTCCACCCACAGCCCACGCCTTGGGCccggctccacccacagcccACGCCCTGGGCCCGGCTCCGCCCACAGCCCACACCCTGGGCCCGTCTCCGCCCACAGCCCACGCCCTGGGCCCGTCTCCACCCACAGCCCACGCCCTGGGCCCGTCTCCACCCACAGCCCACGCCCTGGGCCCGTCTCCACCCACAGCCCACgccctgggcccggctctgcccaCAGCCCACGCCCTGGGCCCGTCTCCACCCACAGCCCACgccctgggcccggctctgcccaCAGCCCACACCCTGGGCCCGGCTCCGCCCACAGCCCACACCCTGGGCCCGGCTCCGCCCACAGCCCACACCCTGGGCCCATctccacccacagccccgccctgggcccggCTCCGCCCACAGCCCACGCCCCGGGCCAGGCTCCGCccacagcccaggcccagctccgcCCACAGCCCACGCCCCGGGCCAGGCTCCGCCCACAGCCCACGCTCCGGACCAGACTCACGGTGGAGAAGAACATGGTGAAGACGTAGACGGAGGCCTCCAGCAGGTAGCGGCTGCGCACGGCGATGGCCACGGGCGGCACGAACATGAGGTtgctgaggcagagcagcagcgtgGCCAGGAGCTGGAAGCTGTAGGAGGAGGCCTGGGCGCTGTCTGTGCAGCCCCAGCCGTTCCAGCCTGCGGCGAGAGCCCGtcagccccacgcccccccccagccccatgtcCTGCACCCGCTACTGCctgcctgcacccctgcccccctcctgtcacccccgcacccccccagccccacgtccCGCACCCGCTACTGCctgcctgcacccctgcccccctcccgtcacccccgcacccccccagccccacgtccCGCACCCGCTACTGCctgcctgcacccctgcccccctcctgtcacccccgcacccccccagccccacgtccCGCACCCGCTACTGCctgcctgcacccctgcccccgtCAGCCCCCGCGCCCCACATCCTGCACCCGCCACTGCCTGCGTGAGCCCCGCGtcccccctcccatcagcccAGTGCCCCTCGCCCGCCATTGCCCAcctgagcccctgcccctcgCCTGGCGGCCCTGCACCAGCACCTGCTCATCCCCGACCCTGCCCGCTCCGCCCTCACCTGCTTTGCACTCGCAGGCCGCGTACAGGTAGTTGCTGGTGCGCAGCAGCTTGCACTGGCCGTAGGGGCCGCAGTCGTCGATGCAGGGGGAGAGGTAGGTCCGTAGATACACCTCAGCCGTCACGTTCACGCAGGGCTCgaacctgccccacagcctggcctCAGCACGGggaggcagggagcggggcacGAGACCCAGGCAATGGGCACAGCCCCTCGCACGGCCCATTCACATGCACACAGCCCCTCGCACGCATGCCCActgacacacacagcccctcgcaCGGCCCATTCATATGTGCACAGCCCCTCGCACGCATGCCCActgacacacacagcccctcgcaCGGCCCATTCATATGTGCACAGTCCCTCGCACGCATGCCCActgacacacacagcccctcgcaCAGCCCATTCATATGCACACAGTCCCTCGCACGGCCCATTCATATGCGTACAGTCCCTCGCACGCATGCCCACTGACACACAGAGCCCCTCGCACGGCCCATTCATATGCACACAGTCCCTCGCACGCATGCCCActgacacacacagcccctcgcaCGGCCTGCCATTCATATGCACACAGTCCCTCGCACGCATGCCCACTCGCACACACACAGCCCGTCGCATGGCCCGCCATTCATATGCACACAGTCCCTCGCACGTATGCTCACTCACGCACACAGCCCCTCGCACGGCCCATTCATATGCACACAGCCCCTCGCACGCATGCTCACTCACGCACACAGCCCCTCGCACGGCCCATTCATATGCACACAGCCCCTCGCACGGCCTGCCATTCATATGCACAGTCCCTCGCACGCATgcccactgacacacacacagcccctcgcaCGTGCCCCActtgcacacacacagcccctcgcaCGTGGGCCCATTCACACCCACACAGCCCGTTGAACAGCCCCCACTCGCCCGGGCCCccatggtgtgggaggggggcaggctctggcacGGGGGCAGCCAATGACCAGGCTGTGCCACTAACCTGCCACGTGGCAGCACCAGGGCGGCTTCTGGCCACACCCACGTAGTCGGGCCAGGCCACGTTTGCCGCCCGCTCCCGTGGGAGGTGCTGAGTCAGCGGGTCCTTGGCCACGGCCGCTCAGGCAGACCCGCGCTCAGAGCCTTGTCCCCCGGGCGGAGGGCCACGCGGCGAGTGCCCGGGCAGTGGGGGAGCGGGCACAAGTGCCCTGCGgctgagctgctctgcctggggcCCCTCGCTCTCGGTGGGGTCCCAAGGAGGTGCTGTGCCACGAGACGCCCGGCCTGGGGGTTACCAGAGCGGGggctcctggggtggggcagggggcggggagcctgCACTCGGTTTCCAAAGGACTCTTCCGGGGACGTGGGTGGGCGGCCGGGGGGGCGGCCGGGGGCCAGCCTggcccaggtggggtggtgcCCTCGGCCGTCACTGGCAGACCCAGCTGGGCCCGCTGTGCAGAACCAGCAGGCAGCagcgcacccccagccccctgccccccggggcacCGTGGGCCCGGCCCGTCAGACCCCCCCAGCCGCCCTCGCAGAGGGACagcggcagggcgccccctggaggccTGGCACGGGAAGGGGCGCGCTGGGCATGGGCCCTGCCCGTCCTGAGCTGCGACTCCATCGCCAGGGAACCCAccgccccaccctcctgccaggGTCCCCCCCAAGCCGCCTCTCCCCGTCGGCCGGCCCCCACTGTGAGCCATGGGGCAGCggccccccccagtccctcacGCTGCCTTACCCGTGCTCCGTGGCGCAGAGTGAACGCAGGCTCAGGTACCAGCTGCCCGTCTGGGGGTAGGGCACCCGCACGCGGGCCAGGCTGGCCGAGCTGTTGACCGacagcaggaagccagccaggGACCCTGCGGAGGGGCAGGCGGCAGTGAACTGGGGGCCACGGGAAGGGAGGGGCCCGGGGCCTCGGGGGGGACACCTGCAGCCGGTGTGAGGTCACATCTGCCCTGGCAGCCCTGTTCCGTGCAAGGCCGGGCGGGTCCCTGCTGCAGCAACAGGACAGAGCGGTGGggcaggaaccccccccccccccccgggcagcccctgctgccacgCCAGGGCCCAGCGCCCCACAGCCACTCCGGGCTCCCGCCACGCGGCCGGCTGCGTCCACGCGGGGCTGCCCCAGGTTAGCCGGCCTGGGCTAGGCCAGGGACCCCGTGTGCTccaacagccctgcccccacagcgccccccgctggGCGCACCAacgccccagcccctgcctctggccccacctgctggcagcagggaggtgggCCGGCCAGGCCTCACCTGTCTGACAGGTGACCGACGCGTTGCCCCCGGCCGTCAGCGGCACCTCGTGGGTCAGACACCCGAAGACCGTCACGTTCTCCCCCCCGCAGGGACGACTGAAAGGGACGGAGCCCGACACTGAACAGacaccccagcctggccccccaactccaaccacagcccccatcccagcctggccccccaactccgaccacagcccccatcccagcctggccccccaactccgaccacagcccccatcccagcctggccccccaactccgaccacagcccccatcccagcctggccccccaactccaaccacagcccccatcccagcctggccccccaactccaaccacagcccccatcccagcctggccccccaactccaaccacagcccccatcccagcctggccccccaactccgaccacagcccccatcccagcctggccccccaactccgaccacagcccccatcccagcctgggcccccagccctgccggtgccccccaacTCCAACCACAGCCCCCattccagcctggccccccagccctgccggtgccccccaactccaaccacagcccccatcccagcctggccccccaactccaaccacagcccccatcccagcctggccccccagccctgccggtgccacCCAACTCCGaccacagcccccatcccagcctggccccccaactccgaccacagcccccatcccagcctggccccccaactccaaccacagcccccatcccagcctggccccccaactccaaccacagcccccatcccagcctggccccccaactccaaccacagcccccatcccagcctggccccccagccctgctggtgccccccaaCTCCGaccacagcccccatcccagcctggccccccaactccaaccacagcccccatcccagcctggccccccagccctgctggtgccccccaaCTCCGaccacagcccccatcccagcctggccccccaactccaaccacagcccccatcccagcctggccccccagccctgccggtgtccCCCAACTCCGaccacagcccccatcccagcctggaccccccaactccaaccacagcccccatcccagcctggccccccagccctgccggtgccccccaacTCCGACCGCAGCCCCcatgccagcctggccccccagccctgccggtgccccccaagTCCGACCgcagcccccatcccagcctggccccccagccctgccggtgccccccaactccaaccacagcccccatcccagcctggccccccaactccaaccacagcccccatcccagcctggccccccagccctgccggtgccccccaactccaaccacagcccccatcccagcctggccccccagccctgccggtgccccccaactccaaccacagcccccatcccagcctggccccccagccctgccggtgcccccaaCTCCGACCgcagcccccatcccagcctggccccccagccccgcccctgattctgacctgcagccccgccccctgccctggccttgtGGCCCGTCCTCGCGGGGGGGCACTCACCACGTTGAGCTTGAGCTCCAGGCTCAGCACCCCCCCGCTGTCCAGCACGGGCAGCAGGCTGAGGCCGAAGAGGGCGGGCCGGTCGGGCGGCACCGAGACGTTGGGCCCGAAGAAGATGTAGAAATGCACCGAGAAGGTGTCGAGCTCGTTGCGGAGCGTGGGCCGGACGGGCCAGCAGCGCTCGGCCGTGGGCGCCGGGGCGGGCGGCTGCCAGGTGCCGTTgggcgccggggggggcgggCTCTCCCCCAGCGACAGGCTGACCAGGGCGCCGAAGGACTGAGGCATGTTCATGGCCGCGCCCGAGGGCAGGACTggaggccgggccgggctgggcctggTGCAGTCTGCAGGGGGCGAGAGCCGTCACCGCCcgccccaccagcaggctgccccGGCCCCCCAGACATCCCCAGGCCAGAggccccactgagaccagccccTCAACCGGGCACAGCTCCTGGAACCAGCCACGCCGGATTCAGTGGAGACTCCTCCCCGGCCTTGGTTAGTTGGTCCAGTGGCTAATGACTTAGTTTCCCTCTGGGGATGGCTGTGTctggctgccgggggaggggctgcctggaTATGTCAAGCATGGGACAAAGGGGGCATTTTTTGCAATGTTTTTGGGCtgcctgtgtgcctcagtttcccttacactttgcatgctcccccgtgGGGGGTTGTTGAGGCACCGGGGTGGGGGTGTCCCCGGGCTGTGTGAGCCAGCTTGGTCCTAGAGGACTGGCTGAGAACCCAGTCCTGAGGCGGTGATACCCGGGGCgcaggggcctgggggggggggggggctctccgaCTGAGGAGGTCAGAGTGAGACATGGAGCCGGAGCCTGGGAACTGCCCTTCGGTGCCCTGCCTGGGCCGTGCCAGGGCGGCTGAGCCCGGCGGTCTGCGCGGGCGAGGGGGCTgcaggcctggccaggggccCGGCTCCCCCAGTGTGTCGGGCGGGCAGGGCGCCGGCTGTGCGGCTGGGGGCTCCCTGGAGGCTCTGGCACGATGAAGCTGGGGGCCCAGCCCCGATCCCGTGCCCCGCTGctcagccccacagcctgccccccgaGTCAGCCCCACCCGctgcgcccggccccgcctcACCCGCCAGCCAGGGCAGCTGGGAAGCTGGTGCTGCAGACTGGCCTGGCACCGCCCCAGCAGGTCTCCCCAGACCCCTGGCTCTCggccccccgctccctccctctgggggcaggctgggccccgGGAGCCCCCGCCCCGGCTCTCACCTGTGAGCTGCACGGTGAGCTGGAAGTGCACGCTGCCCAGCGTGCCTGGCGCCGTCTCCAGCAGCAGGTAGTACCACTGGTGCCAGAAGGGCAGGTCCAGCGCCAGCTGGCAGGGCGCCCGCTCCCGGCAGTCCAGCGCCGTGGAGTTGTGCAGCGGGGGCGCCTTGGCTCGCACCCTCAGCCAGAGCGGGCAGCCCGCGGCGCTGCGGTTCCCGGCCTGGCAGCCCAGCACCCGCACCAGCACCCGCCACGTGTGGCTGGGCACAAAgaccctgcgggggagggggcgtcagccGGGCGGGTCCCCGTGGCGAGGCCGGCGCTGGCCCACACACCACGGGCCCCACAGCAGCAGCCACCCCGGAcgctccctgcccccggctcctgccccagcccttggGTCCCGGGCCAGTGGGTGCTCAGGCTGAGTctgcccgggggaggggtgccccCTCGGAAGTGGGGGGGCTGAATGAGtcaccccagccctgtccccccccccccaagtggggGGCCAGGAGGCGCTAGGCTCAGCGACTGGGAGGGGCAGGACGTGGGGAGATCCCCAGCCAGCTGGGAGCACGGCCCACCCTGAGCTGGGAGAGCCCCAGAGCTGAGCCCCACAGACTGAGGCCCCGGGCAGGGCCCCGCACTCACTTGTAGAGGCTGGAGCGGCTGGGGGGCGCGATGCTCTGGGGGCTGGCGTAGCCGGGGTACAGCACGGCGATGCCCACGAGGCGCTGCACGATGAGCTGGGGCTGGAAGAGGTACTGGCACTCCTCGGACAGGCCCTGTGGGGGTCACAGCTGGGCTAGTGACAAGCCCGCCCCCacggccagagccaggccccccgaccccccccccccccacggccagagccaggccccccaaccccccacccccccatggcCAGAGtcaggcccccccggccccccaaccccccacggCCAGAGACAGgccccccgaccccccacccccccacggccagagccaggccccccgaccccccagggccagagccaggccccctgacccctccagggccagagccaggtcCCCCGACACCCCCACAGCCAGAGTCAGgccccccgaccccccagggccagagccagaccccccgaccccccacccccccacggcCAGAGTCAGGCCCCCTTCTCTgactcccccaggccagagccaggccccccactctcccaggccagagccaggcccccctctctgacccccccccaggccagagccaggccccccgaccccccacggccagagccaggcccccccggccACCCAACCCCCCgtggccagagccaggccccccgacccccccacggccagagccaggcccccccagccccccaccccccacggcCAGAGCCAGACCCCCCGACCCCCCACACCCCCACGGCCAGAGTCAGGCCCCCCacggccagagccaggcccccttcTCTgactcccccaggccagagccaggcccccaggcccccaaccccccacggccagagccaggccccccgaccccccatggccagagccaggcccccccggccccccaactccccgtggccagagccaggccccccggcCTCCCatggccagagccaggccccccaaccCCGCACACCCCCACGGCCAGAGtcaggcccccccggccccccaaccccccacggccagagcccagcacagcccagcacagacgggatgtgGCTACAGGGGCCGGGGCCAGGATGCCTCTGCCCTAGGATTAGGGGGGCCCATCGCCCCTAGGCCCCCCCTtcgcctcttctccccctgcccccccagccaggtgctggtctccccctcccctgtttgtgtctccctgtggggctgagcctgggtgtctggttaatccacatttgggagagtcagtgagaatctcccctcccagcgcagggggaccctgggtcacagagcagacaccccccactacggcacattccccccccccacacacactcagggcctggctgggtgggggaagctcacagcccaGGTGAGCTGGGGACCCCGCTTAGAGCTCGAGGACTCACCTCTCACCAGAGCCTACCCGGGCCATGGGAaaccccctcactcccccccccatgcccagctgagccatgggaacccccctcactcccccccccagccaggctgagccaTAGGaacccccctcactgcccccagaGTAGAGCCATGGGAACCCCCCTGActtcccccccccagagcccagctgggccatgggaacccccctcactcccccccggagcccagctgggccatggggacccccctcactcccccccccgaGCCCAACTGAGCCATGGGgacccccctcactcccccccaagCCCAACTGAGCCATGGgaacccccctcactccccccccagagcccagctcAGCCATGGgaacccccctcactccccccctgagcccagctgggccatggggacccccctcactccccccccccgagcccaaCTGAGCCATGGGgacccccctcactcccccccaagCCCAACTGAGCCATGGgaacccccctcactccccccccagagcccagctcAGCCATGGGAACCTCCCTCAGTCCCCCCCCTGAGCCCAGCTGTGCCATGGGgacccccctcactcccccccccgaGTCCAGTTCAGCCATGGgaacccccctcactccccccctgagcccagctgtgccatggggacccccctcactccccccctgaGCCCAGCTGTGCCATGGGGACCCCCCTCACACTCCCCTAGAGCCCAGCTATTCCATGGGGacccctcccacttccccccagagcccagctgtgCCATGGGAACCTCTCTCACTCCCCCCCAGAGTCCAGCTGTGCCATggaacccccctcactcctccctgagcccagctgggccatggggacctccctcactcccccccaaGCCCAGCTGGGCCAAGGGAACCCCTCTCACTCCCCCCCAGAGTCCAGCTGTGCCATGGGGACCCCCCTCACTCCCGCcaaagcccagctgagccatgggaacccccctcactctcccccagagcccagctgggccatggggacccccctcactcccccccaagcccagctgggccatagggacccccctcactcccccgagcccagctgggccagacTCCCCCGGCCCGATGTTCTCTGACTGGGATGTGCTCACACCAGCCATTGTTGCAAACACTGTTCTACCTTTGCCACAGCCCTTGGGCAGGTGTGGTGGGgtaggggcgggggcggggcagggcagcatctgctcccagcgTGCAGGGCTCCGGTGCTGCCCTGAAAGGACTTAGCAGCATGTCCCGGAGGGACAAATGGGACCAGGATGGGACTGTCCCATGCACCAGGCCGTGGGCGAGGGGATCGGCTGTGAGCAGCCAAACCATGGGCCTCGCACACGTGGCTCCAAACTCCATCGCGTGGCCCCTTTCCAGCAGGGCTAGAAGGCGAGGGTGTGGGGGGTGACCTATTGCAGGGGTCCCCAGCCgtggcacactgccaggccacgcCCAGGCGGTTGGGGTgtgccctgggcgcgtggctgGCGGCTGCCAgggctgaagctggctgtttgcggcggctctgggggccagggctgtaAACTTCCAAGAAACGTGCAAAAAGACGCAGCCTCCGCGTTCCACGTCTGATGTATTTCATTCAGGCACCAGCGAGAGGATCTCGTGTTTCCGGCCGTGCGGACGGGCTCTGTGCTGAGGGAGTCTGGCTGCGCGCTTCGCGGGGGCTCCGGGCCTGCTGCGTGGGACGGTGCCAGACCCTCGGGGGCTTCCAGGCGTTCAGGCTGCTTGTGGCCTGGCTCCTGACATCGGCCCGGTTCCATTCCAGACCCACTTCGCACAGGGGTCACTGGCTCACGGTACGGAGGGAAAGGTTCTTTTAACCGAATTTGGTTGAGTGTGGTACAGATCTGCACACTCTGATCGGAAtgattttatgcaaatgaatgtgcatactgaatatgcaaataaactaTTACCCGTCTGCCGAAAGTGTGGGGATGGGTTTGCCGGGCTGGGCTTTAAAAAAGGTTGGGGAGCTCTGAGGTAGCACAGAGCCAGGCGCCCGCCGGCCCGGCTCAGGCCCATTGTGACGGGGGGATGCTGGGTGGTGCCAAGACACAGGCTGGCCGAGCCGGCGGGGCCCCGAAGTCTCCTACTACAGGACGGAGCCGAGGGAGGAAGCAACAGAGCGTCAGAGCTCCAGCTAACGCCTCCCGCTCCTCGTCTCAGACCCACCGCGGCCTCCATGGCAGTCCCTCCCCGCACGCCCCTCGGGGCAGGCCGGTCGCCGCTGAGCGAAAcaccccccgcccgcccaggaaCCAACCCCGCAGCCGGCGCGGTGCACACCTCTACCCGTGGCACCGTCCCCGGGCCGCCCGCCGTAGCCTCCTGCCATCGGCCCCGTGTGCCGGCCCCTGCTGCGCGCTGGCCACCAAGGGGGCGCGCGGCACAAATCCGACAGCAGGCGCC
This genomic interval carries:
- the LOC142824335 gene encoding LOW QUALITY PROTEIN: transmembrane protein 8B-like (The sequence of the model RefSeq protein was modified relative to this genomic sequence to represent the inferred CDS: inserted 1 base in 1 codon) translates to MAAGSCGDGAGRAERSTARSMARRRLLLLLLLLAAGPPADGLFVTDYFTRTPRKLSPFRSFASVELFHFRIPEDTLLAVWNLILFKEQGGTFGDRCPDRSVTVYFRSGAPPVIAPLHTHFPRDTAVPGSFALTLAWSLPNRTTGVFNLTSPLPGDWFLAAHLPKDQGKISVKGLSEECQYLFQPQLIVQRLVGIAVLYPGYASPQSIAPPSRSSLYKVFVPSHTWRVLVRVLGCQAGNRSAAGCPLWLRVRAKAPPLHNSTALDCRERAPCQLALDLPFWHQWYYLLLETAPGTLGSVHFQLTVQLTDCTRPSPARPPVLPSGAAMNMPQSFGALVSLSLGESPPPPAPNGTWQPPAPAPTAERCWPVRPTLRNELDTFSVHFYIFFGPNVSVPPDRPALFGLSLLPVLDSGGVLSLELKLNVVSARGENVTVFGCLTHEVPLTAGGNASVTCQTGSLAGFLLSVNSSASLARVRVPYPQTGSWYLSLRSLCATEHGFEPCVNVTAEVYLRTYLSPCIDDCGPYGQCKLLRTSNYLYAACECKAGWNGWGCTDSAQASSYSFQLLATLLLCLSNLMFVPPVAIAVRSRYLLEASVYVFTMFFSTFYHACDQPGIAVFCIMEYDVLQFCDFLGSLMSVWVTVIAMARLQPLAKQVLYLLGAMLLSMXLQLDRHGLWNLLGPSLFAVGIMAVAW